A single region of the Nicotiana sylvestris chromosome 6, ASM39365v2, whole genome shotgun sequence genome encodes:
- the LOC104236516 gene encoding 2-oxoglutarate-Fe(II) type oxidoreductase hxnY-like — MAESLQLPIIDLISPDRVSTARAIRQACVEVGFFYLINHGVEEKLFKKVLEHSKTYFSLPVEEKMKLVRRNNRGYTPLYAENLDPSSGTQGDSKESFYIGPLEDSTAVGTLNQWPAVEILPCWRSIMEDYYKRVLDAGIRLISLIALALELDEDFFHKAGACDSPNAFLRLLHYPGELQLSEQVVYGASAHSDYGMLTLLATDGVGGLQVCREKFKRPQIWEDVHHLSGTFIVNIGDMMERWTNCLFRSTLHRVMPTGQERFSMAFFLEPNPDCVVECLKSCCSDSSPPRYPPIRAGDYLEERLKVTYAA, encoded by the exons ATGGCAGAATCACTTCAACTACCCATTATCGACCTTATTTCCCCTGATCGTGTTTCCACCGCTCGTGCAATTCGTCAg GCATGTGTTGAAGTTGGTTTCTTTTACCTTATAAACCATGGGGTAGAGGAAAAGCTGTTTAAGAAAGTGCTTGAACACAGCAAAACGTATTTCTCTCTGCCAGTTGAAGAGAAGATGAAACTGGTACGGAGGAACAACAGAGGTTATACTCCCCTTTATGCTGAGAATCTCGATCCCTCTTCTGGTACCCAAG GCGACTCAAAAGAAAGCTTCTACATTGGTCCTCTGGAAGACAGTACGGCTGTTGGTACCTTGAATCAGTGGCCTGCAGTAG AAATTCTGCCATGTTGGAGATCAATCATGGAGGATTACTATAAAAGAGTCTT GGATGCCGGGATAAGACTAATTTCACTGATTGCTTTGGCATTGGAATTGGATGAGGACTTCTTTCACAAAGCAGGGGCATGTGACTCACCTAATGCATTCCTTCGTTTGTTACATTATCCAG GTGAGTTACAATTATCTGAACAAGTGGTGTATGGTGCTTCTGCTCATTCAGACTATGGGATGTTAACTCTTCTAGCTACTGATGGTGTTGGTGGACTTCAG GTTTGCCGGGAGAAATTTAAGCGACCTCAGATATGGGAAGATGTGCATCACCTCAGTGG GACTTTCATAGTTAATATTGGAGATATGATGGAGAGATGGACAAACTGCTTATTTCG GTCTACGTTGCATAGAGTTATGCCAACAGGGCAAGAACGTTTTTCG ATGGCTTTCTTTTTAGAGCCAAATCCAGATTGTGTGGTGGAGTGCTTGAAGAGTTGCTGTAGTGATTCATCTCCTCCCAG ATACCCTCCAATTCGGGCCGGAGACTACTTGGAAGAGCGCCTTAAAGTTACATATGCAGCATAG